The Styela clava chromosome 3, kaStyClav1.hap1.2, whole genome shotgun sequence genome includes the window GGGCGAATCCACTTTCACCGTGAAATACCAGGTACGGTGGTAGTATGATTCTATCAGCTCTGATGCATAAAATGGCTGTGATCTGGGATTTAATGATAGCTGGATTTTTGATTTTCTCTTCTGGAGGAACCCCGATTCGTCGAATCCAAGGCATCAGCTCTAATACATGAAAAGGCTGTGATCTGGGATCCACTAGTTTTGGTGATGTGGTAGCTGGATTTTTCTTTGGTACTCATTGCAATTTTTTCTGAATTTATCTGCAGCGGAAACCAAATTCGTCGCAGTTGTATACTGATGATTGTGCTGTGATATCATTGTCTTTATCATACTTTCGTATTCGCCAAACCAATTGCATACTTTCTCTTCTGAACATGCCATAGCCATCTCCAGTTttgcttttcaaatttttatcacGATGGCAAGACAAATGTATTCATACCACAAATACTCTCCAGATTCTGAAAAGTTCCGACTTTTCTCCCAGACAGGTACAACATATCTCTGACGGCAGTAGTTCCTAAACCACGACCCGCTCAACGATTTAAAATGGGCCACCGAACTTGGGTGAAACAGTCCAACACTTtgtatttttatcttttaaCGTTCTAGATACCtacaattgttacgtcattatcacagttcaAGCATGTACTGTATATTTGTAACAATTCATTGATACGTACCGGTATCAGCCCATTGCGGCGCTCCGCGcgaatatccttccgcttcCAACTTTGGCccccggtcaatcaactttgggaaccaacATATATTTTACAAGCCCAAAAGAATCTGTGATTTATGCTTCCAGCTTAAAGACTATCTGCAGTGTGATAACTGTGTTTGTACATGGCGCTAAGCGTTGATGTGATAGCTGGATTTTTCTTAATTGCtttttatacaattttcttgactttCTCTACAGAGGAAACCCCAATTCGTCGCAGTTGTAGCTGCTAATGGTGCTGCGATATCATTGTCTTTTATCGTACTCAGGAAACTAATTGCGTACCCTTTCTTCCGAACATGCAAGGCCAATTCCAATTTTGCTGACTTTTTCAGCGTGGCGGGACAAATATTTATACTGCCAAGAATCTTGAGAACTTTTGTCCTGAAAAGCTCCGACTTGCTTTTCGGATACTCTCAAACAAATAGGTGGTTCAACACCAATTCCCAACGAATTATGTTTGACTAACGAGGTGTATCACTGTATATTAAAAACAACCCAGAAATAACAGTTATTATGATAAAAGTGTTTTGCATGTCATAGTGAAtttaattgtaacaaaaatgtattttttcataatttttaccTTATCGTATTTGCCCCACAAAGGGGCGCGCAGCCTAGATTTTTAAAAACGGTGGTTTCAAAAcctgaaatttccattttttctgaAACTATAACCGTGGATACGCGTTTGCTAAAACAGACAATTTTATAGCATATACCGACTTTTCTACCATTTATCCATTAGTAAATTCagtttcaaatacacaaaagtaTCATTTCTAGATACAATGGTTCACCTAATAAATAACAAACTGAAACTTTCATTCCAAACCAGCACACACACACCAATATCTTTTACATCCTGCAGCACGAGGCTTATTAACCAGAACATTCCCATGAACTAGCAGTGAGAATTAGACTTCTTTCACACAGTGAAACTCTCAAGTGACATTTACAGAACAGCAATTACCAAAAATATCGTTTAAAGAAACCTATCGAGCAATCAAGTACTGGtcatcagtaatttatttactTAGAATAACTGTAACATTCGACTTTTTTAATTTGCCCATTTTCGGTTGTAAACTTTCAATTGCAAGCAAGGCAGTAAAATCTTTACTAAACGAAAAAGACAATCACTTTTGTTTTAGGAGCACGGTGACAAATAGAGCATTTCAGACATTAAATCTAATGTATATCGTCAAAACTTCGAATGTCTACAGCACACATTATACTATgttgacaaattcgaaaaaatattaaatattcactaAGTTTGAACAATTATTCCAAGTTATTTTTTCTAACTTCCAAATAAATCAAACTTAATAATTATCAGAGCTTGATTGGATAAATGCAAGACAATTGAACCACCATCATATTCAATATCACTTCGTTTTAAATTGTCAATCAGCCTTAAAAATTCATTCATGattttttaaaagcatatgtTAGAGTTCTATTTAGCGTTATGGCGCTTAAGAGTATGTCAAATGCTgcccaaaaaattataaaaaaaaacctTGAGTTGGAGTGTTTTGCACCTAATAGAAGGTTAAGCAGTAATTataactaattaattttaatgtttgcttAACTTGGTTGATTCAGAATATAAATTAACTGCAGCAAGTATTGGCTATCTTTATTGTTGAGTAACAATAGAGTCAAACACTACAtaatagaaagtaaacgacttagaaaggtaaaatgaatttactgATTAATATGCACAGAATATAAATtacaaacaataaaacatttaatgtgaAACAATAAATCATACTTTAGTTCTGTTCaacaaaattatgttcattCACGTGACACACattttgggaaccgctgttaCAGACATTAACTGCAAGGGCCAAGAGTTTCATCATCCTATGGCTATGTGTAAGCCATCCTATCTATAAGGATGACTGGCGCATTGCGacatgttttaaatatatatatttttaatcttgCACTACGATAGAATAGGTCGCGGTTTCATCACTTTCAGCTCCTGAATTTGACAGCTAAGGTACAGAAACTCCAATATGGTTggttattattgaaatttgaacCTTTACGTCGTTTACGAGCATGCCTTGTCGACAGATCACAGTATTgattaataaaaacagcagAATGGATACTTTTTGAGGATTAATTGTCATCTTGGAACTGAATAACTTTGCTGTCATTTTCATATCATGcaagtgctttatttattatcaatactatacaaaaaattttcaattttaaagtttATTCACGTCTTCAGGGTGGAGATGGAATGTTTCtgcaaaaattttttatatttattgatgaAAAGTTGGAAAATTGTTGAATCGTTGGCTTTATGttcagaaatattatttataggaTAACAGAATAACTAAAATGTTATTAAAGAAAATTGCATAATTAGTACCACTATGAAAGCAAAAAATTGTCGATTAGTCAAAAACATTCTATTTTGTCCCTAAATTAATGAATCTGCATTATTAAACATGAATCATTTTAGATGTATTCATACATGAGCAAACTTAGAAATCTTTTGAAACAATTGTAATCCTCTTTAACATAACATTTTAATGGTTTCTAACCTTTGTCTATTTTGGAACTTTTTTCCCATTTCTCACtgcataaaaactactttatttattacagCTTCATTGGATCCTTAACTAGTTATGTGCACTAGTAGCTCTCCCACATCTGTACGGTTCATGTAGTTTATAatgtataaattattattatattaatattaatacagTCAATTCGAAAgacttgtgacgtgtccatatatttgagcacagctctcttgttatttaaatcatcaaactaagcaacaaactcaccccTATAATGTTATGCCCGGGCCGACTGCCCCTTTGGTCTCCTCTAGACACGCCACTGCAGGCAGAGAAGTGTGTTGAATAACGTGTCGCGTGAACCTTAGAAAAGGATAATTATTCCAAATGATGTTTTCTTCGCTTCCTAGCATAATTGTTCCTTCACCCAAACCTAACGTGGATCTGAAGCAAAGCTACTAAACTACAGTCATACTGAACTTGTTTTTCTTTAGAAATTCTCTCTCTTATATACTTGCCCTAACCCGTGATATTAATAGGTAAGGTAGGCGTGGTTATTTTATGCAtgggtaaataatttttttggttCATTTGGTTTTCTGTTAGTTTCCCATAAACTGaaataaacaacaacaaagagATCGAATCAATATGTATTTCATGACTGGTTATATACAGAAATCACATCGAGACagctatgaattttattttctgaggAAAAGTTTCAATAGACAAGGTGACGAATTTCAAGGCATGGATTGATAATAGTAAaggaataatatataataagcaAATAATGGAAAGCAAGAACTCTTTGTCGTTTATATCATTCAGTCCGTCAACAAAGTTCTGGTAGGTTTTGATCTGGTTTATATTTCACAGATGACACCGTGGATTGTCCAGGATGGTGCGCCATTGAGTAATCCACTATTACCAAGATCGTTCGATACCCTAACAATAACATTTGTTTGCAATGCATCGGATGAGGGATACCCAAAAATCCACACTTCTTTTTCTATAGTGAATGACACTCCACTTGACAGCGAAAGCAGATTGCTCTGtaacaattaaataaataaacagttaGTTGAAATGCAACTGAAATATTAAATGAAGAATTAAAAAACTGCTTGCTATAGTAAAGGTATTCATTATAGACGAGGTATGGTGGTAAGGTAACTACATGAATATGGGTAAAAACTAAACTTTACTCGACAGCCACACGGATTCATAAGAACAGCTGGTTCCGAGATCTTTGCAAGCCATTAAACGAAATGACGCGGACGCAACTAAGCGCCACAGAGTCTTAATTCAGTGATTTACTCGACTTGGAACTCGCGTGAACCGTGACTTGTGACTCGAAGTTTGGAGATTTAAACCCAGCACTGTCAAATACTCCAAAATTACACAAACACTTGACCTGATGACTATACTTCATTCCTGTCCAGATGTTGATGAATCCCCCACCAGCAGGGAGCAGTGTGTGTAGATAGGAGACCAGCAACTGGTAATTCGTGGGGTCATACATATTTGCGGGTTTTCCATTGTTCGTTGATTTGCAAATCGATTGAGCGTCATTGAAGGTGACGTTGCTTGTACCATACATCACTGCTCGGAAGCATTTGGAATTGTATGTGACGTCACATTTAacttaaaacaataatattggTATCATTGAatcttttatatcaaaatttcagaatattttaacAATCGGGATTAAGATTTTCTTATTCAATGAGACTTTctctaaaaatagaaaattttggAAACACTGTAATCTATTAATTTTGGAGAGAGGAGTCTATAAGACGAAAAAACGACTTaacaaatttgtttcaaatgtcaTAATAGCTATCAAGTTTATATACATGATTGGTGAGCGAAGTCGTAACCGACTAGGGGTTTTGTTAATCACCCAGTGCCAATTCGGGATCCAATACTTGGATTTTCCAGTAAATTAAATACCAATGCTTTGACGGGTGTAGAATATTATATAGTCaaattataaatcaaaaaacacaaatataaattactttcagcttttttcttttcttcaaGACTCTTCTGGATCAATCTGGCGATTTCTGTGAATAAATGACATATTTTATTTGTGCGAAGGGGAAGCGTTTTGAATCAGTTTTCATCATACAGTAATATATTGTCCACAGTTTTTTGTTCATCGACGACCATAACAACTTTGTAACCACTGTATAAGTTAACTATGTTACACGCCGAGAATATTTTTGCGCCATTACGTAATTTTTATCAGAAGTAGAGCGAACTCACCAGATCCATCGTCtttctgtgaaataaataaaaaatacagatgATTAGTAAAGTGAATATAACAGGTAAGATATATTAGTTGCGTGACATGCAGAAGTCGGATTGAAAATTGGGATAgataattcagaaaaaattttttttccaaatatagCAGCTCCAagagtaaaaaaaaatagcaacaTAATTTCACCTTGCAATCGCCAACTTGGACGAGTTTCCCATTCACGATCTTGGAAACGCAGGATCCAGCTGTCAAAATAAAACGTGAAAGTTCATCTTGTGCCAATAATATTGCTTTGGTTGAGtgtgatattttttgaaatgattcaGGAATCTTCGGTATTTTAGAATTCCTGGTACCAGAGGTAAAATACAGTATTgcaacatttatttattaattgtgATCGGAACAAATCTTACCTGGAACTTTTAGCTCCGCAAGCAAGCCACAGATGAGAGAGATAAAGAAAAGTATTTCGAAGAGGTCCATGTTTGCTTCTAGGAAGGTTTGATAACGCAACTAAATGCTTAGCTAGGATGTGaatatctgtaaaaatattcaatggTATCATAGGTTCAGTCAGCACTGCCATAGTTATCTGTATTAATCAGCATTAAGTACTCCcgaagtgtgtgaaccaagatgctattacgagttcggggactagccaagtgactcccgtagaaTTTGCACCTGAggttatggcccaaccctaacctggtacacatactacgttccggtgtacgccatcttggttcacatacttcgggagctcccgGCATTTTTCTGGTATTTGCCCTAAGCAAGTTTTTTGGGAAAATGCAGTAATAGGAGATGTACTATATAAGTTGGAGCGCCACctcaaaaaaacaaatgaagCTCGGAGGTTTCTGATTTTAAAGTACATGACTCTAAAATTTGGATAACCCTGCATGGGTTGCGCGTGACCCAACGAACTAGCCTGGAAATTATAAATCGTACGTTGCTTTTCTGACCACTAAACATCATTCTGACAACCTTTCATTGAAACTTCTTTCCGGCACAACTATCACATTCTtgttaatttataattactgcaGTATGCATACGTCAAGATCTCCTGACTATTTCTTCAAACCGTCTCGCTATTCAAGCATTTTATCACTAACGCCTTCTAATTCAATCGCTCTATTTTACGCAACATCCATTTACGTCATTTCCCGTTGCTACATAAAAATTTACATCGATTTGACTGAAACTGAAATTTATTCGCAATGAGTTTGCATACTCATTTTGCATTTTCTCGACATGAAAATTTTGTGGGCAagttcataaaataaaaatatagcttCATAAAATTGTCTTCAACAACCGCCGCTCAAACGCttcttttattaaaaaatttaagattGAAATATCTTTAAAATGTTAGATCACATTCCGgcctttgaaaaatttcaaaaatatgaaaagaagACCGTCCATATTTGTAGCTcgtttatagaaaaaaaaaatgaataagcggtgaccgtacatttgaacccatgtgtatatccgcgggttaaatctatatgcgggtgctaacatccatgggttagggttagtatgggttcaaataacCGTGGGTGCAATCATTAAACTGGAAATACATAGAACGATCTTCGCTTTCGTTTTGCGTTGTCTCGCCGCCGGATCAAttgatcgccgccatcttggcatttatgctttgaaaatttctttgtGTTGCATATGGTTTTGGTCAGTATTTCGTCTATTTTAGTACCCAGTGCGCCGCATATGGATGTAAATGCGACACTGTGTgggtattcaaatataattatattcGAGTTGGGAATTTATAGCCCGATGTGGATCtcgttcttgaaaaaatttgattgttcGGGCGATTACACAATAGATGTAAGtggaaacaattatttttgcctGATATCATAAAATTGCAATATCCTCCCCGGGGAAACTTTCACCCAAGTCTTGGGTAAAGTGCAAAGCGCAGCTCccgtagtctgtgtaccaggttggggttaggccatactattattctaatttttcttattttagttcatttTACGATATCGGGTACTGTGtgtgtgtgttagccaagtgaatatgtcCTTTGGTCCCTTTTACAcaccttgatgtaaagtaggcgaactatattagttacctccatattgatacacacacttctagatCGCCCtccagttttatttatatttattcatagcTCGGGTACTACGGAACTACACGCAATGATATTGAGATCGCCACGCAAAATACTTGAGGCGGTAAAATATGGTCAAATTCAGGTGAACGGGGAAACGATTCCGATAAGTCATCTCGGCTAATGTTCTGTGGTCGTTTTTGTTCGCTTTAGACTGATACGTTGGCTATATTATTAACCACAACTTGagcaaatttataaaactgcCAAAATTAGCACCGTATGTTGGTCTGGGATATATTGGCGTTTACTATATAATGAGAAACGAGTCATGATCAGAAGAATATGTGAGAAAAATTGACGCAAATAATTGCAATATataaattgttatgctacgcccactagaagtatgttaggtacgaaactacatgagacccttTTATCAATTTCTAATACACTTTGACCTCGTTACTTTTTTTTCATCGCATTCATCACCGGACTTATCAGATTTGTACCGTATTTACCCGCCGTGTtaaccaatatggaggtaaaatTATACGATTAATCTTGAAATATTGAGCGATTAGAGCGTCATATGATAATTTAGTTACGAAACTTGACTCGGAAGGCCAAGGAAAAAAGCAGTTCGCGAGGGAAAGCCGACAATACGGCTTAATCATAAAGCTTATCACGGCCTCtaggttaccattccatgttggaccagttatttgtttcagatgtatggaaTTGACgttggaggaagccgtaaccgatccCATCCCGTTTTGTTAATTTTGCTATATTTACCTGTTAGAATGGTGAAAGAAACACAGTTTTATGAGCTAACCAAACCTGTTTCATCTGACAGactaataaaaattgttgagGCCGTAAGCGATTTTCAAAATAGTTTTGCATTTACTTCATTTGCCTCGGCTTCATCTAGCTAGTACGTGCGTATGTGATAGATTTTCATATTCGCTTTGTATTTCATTTGCCTCTGCTTAATACGTTCCGTATGACTGTAAAAGATTTTCATAATcgctttgcattttatttcctTCATTTGCCGCTGTTTCATCTAGTCCGTGCGGCTGTAAGAAATTTTCATAACCGCTTTGCATTTCTCTCATTTGCTTCGGCTTCATCTAGTATGTATGACGTATATGagagattttcatattcatttttcatatcctTCATTTGCCTCTGCTTAATCTGGTCCGTATGGCTGTGAGAGATTTTCATAATCGCTttgcatttttttcatttgcttCGGCTTCATCTAGTATGTATGGTTGTAAGATACTTTCATAATCGCTTTGCATTTCCTTCATTTGCATATCCTTCATCTGGTCCGTATGGCTGGAGAGATTTTCATAATCACTTAGCATTTTATTTCCTTCATTTGCCTCTGTTACATCTAGTACGCTGTTATGTGAGAGATTTTCATAAtaactttgcattttattttcatctGCTTTATCTAGTACGTGCGGCTGTAAGAGATTTTCATATTCGCTTTGCATTTCATTTCCTCAATTTGCCTCTGCTAAGTCTGGTCCGTATGGCTGTGAGAGATTTTCCTAATAACTTTGCTTTCCATTCATTTGCCTCTGCTTCATCTAGTTCAGCCATGCCCTTCCAAAATGCATTCTGAGGCCGCAAATTGCATCTCGTTTTTTCCACGGAAAGCACATTAAAAATATGTTATACAACATGAATTACAGTTTATTTTTTGTGCTACACGATCAATATAAATTTGCTATGGACAACGAGTCGCATtctttttttgcttattcataTTATTAAGCAATTTTTGTTACGGTTCATGAACGCACAGTTAAACCCACAAGGGCGCTGCTGCGTCATTTATTACTTCATAGATATTTTGTGATACTTTTGAACGTAGTAGAAGTTTAATTCTTCGTCTATCTCTATAGCGAAAcctgaatttttattattacttatcgatcacgataagtatgttgataggtatgtCTGACTGTTTGTTTGATGCaggcgatatctcacgaaagcgaggttgcatctgctccaaattttgcatgtgcatttatcatatctcggaccagaagcctattgattatgaatgaattatgtcgtataattagcaagttattaattaattagtgatggggcacacggtgtcactatggagtaagagcggatgaatcgaaaccgcagtttccgTTATGGGGtttccctaactttcgatcgataagtcttcggtctccgaccgatattctcgttctcTTCTTTATTACAAAGCGcaaaaaatgcaacaaaaattgagaaaacgagaatatcggtcagagaccgacgacttatcgatcgaaactgcggtttcgattcatgactctatagtgacaccgcgtgtctcatcactaattaattaattactcgctaattatacgacataattcatcaaaatcaataggcttcttgccgagatatgatgaatgcacatgcaaaatttggagcagattcaactttgccttcgtgagatatcgcgttcatctaacacctatcaacatacttaccaatcttaagatcgataagtaacaatccGGCCCGTTGTGTAATTCattctggcccgcctgatgctgccacaaccaaactaaaatctaaactgaattttgatgttttaactaaaaaacagctcaaggaatttgttgagattgcgattaaatttagttttggcacgaggtttgttgtttccacttttgctttgtaaatattgttcataaaattcaaCATTCTACGTCGTAGGTtttcaaagtgctccgtacggagccccagtgCTCCGCGAAAGAAACCCAGGGGCttcgcgagctattcgattatatttcaaaatactgacttggctaattttgtagtTGTTCAAAgaagctttgataaaatttgacaacaatatagcctcgaaataagGCAAAAAGGCGGAATTAAAAattgacattatttataagctggagcgcagccaggattcttaagagagGGGTTCGAAATTTCCGTGAAACGTTCTTCGCGATTAGAAAAAtcggataacgagatttttgttgcgtaaaatattcaattcatgaacGATGCAAGCATTAAAattgtcttgtcgtaataatttaattgtgctcatcgttactcacgtttgattcgagagtactattaggattactaaaatgaaagaatatactaatctaaaataacataaaacaaactgtcaactataaataaattggagtcgtatttttgcgatcttgggatttgtcaaacttgatctgttctttcgcactcgagattatttttatgcaagatatcgccgttcaaaaaatcacaaggtctgggcaaaatacgaatgattgaaattcattttattgcatgcggctccgtcgttatgtttcagaataaaaaaaggtacatcgcgcgaacaattgaCTGTGTTACGATTTCGCAACCCTAACCTAACATAataccaaattttgtgatttacaatgccta containing:
- the LOC120342769 gene encoding uncharacterized protein LOC120342769; its protein translation is MDLFEILFFISLICGLLAELKVPAGSCVSKIVNGKLVQVGDCKKDDGSEIARLIQKSLEEKKKAEIKCDVTYNSKCFRAVMYGTSNVTFNDAQSICKSTNNGKPANMYDPTNYQLLVSYLHTLLPAGGGFINIWTGMKYSHQSNLLSLSSGVSFTIEKEVWIFGYPSSDALQTNVIVRVSNDLGNSGLLNGAPSWTIHGVICEI